Proteins encoded in a region of the Dorea longicatena genome:
- the add gene encoding adenosine deaminase, with translation MTTEELTALPKVELHCHLDGSLSRGFIEKRLGREVSQSELSVSEDCRSLNEYLEKFDLPGKCIMDETGLKEAGYDVLKSMKQENVCYAEIRFAPLLSETPDMNCNKVIEALLAGLEKGKRDFGIEYGVITCAMRHHSEEENARMLRTAREYLGHGVCAADLAGAESLYPMSEFMELFKKTKALGMPFTLHAGECGSVQNILDSVETGAGRIGHGIAMRGYADVQKELQKKGIGIEMCPISNLQTKAVESTKNYPMREFLNAGLKVTVNTDNRTVSNTTLTKELEFIQKNYRITDEEIHLMMRNAVDVAFADDAVKERMLKYV, from the coding sequence ATGACAACAGAAGAATTAACAGCACTACCAAAAGTAGAACTGCATTGTCATCTGGACGGGTCGCTGAGCCGTGGATTTATAGAAAAGAGGCTGGGACGGGAAGTATCACAAAGTGAGCTGAGTGTATCCGAAGACTGCAGAAGTCTGAATGAATATTTGGAAAAATTCGACCTTCCGGGCAAATGCATTATGGATGAGACAGGACTGAAAGAAGCCGGTTATGATGTATTAAAAAGTATGAAACAGGAAAATGTATGCTATGCAGAGATCCGTTTTGCTCCGCTTCTGTCCGAGACTCCGGACATGAACTGCAATAAAGTGATCGAAGCACTGCTTGCAGGACTGGAAAAAGGAAAACGCGATTTTGGCATAGAGTACGGAGTGATCACGTGCGCGATGCGCCATCACAGTGAAGAAGAGAATGCCCGGATGCTGCGGACTGCCAGAGAATATCTGGGACACGGCGTGTGTGCGGCAGATCTTGCCGGGGCGGAAAGCCTGTATCCAATGTCAGAATTCATGGAACTGTTCAAAAAGACGAAAGCACTTGGCATGCCATTTACCTTACATGCCGGTGAATGCGGAAGTGTACAGAATATCCTTGATTCTGTGGAAACCGGAGCCGGAAGAATCGGACATGGAATCGCAATGAGAGGATACGCAGATGTGCAGAAAGAATTGCAGAAAAAGGGTATCGGTATCGAGATGTGTCCGATCAGTAATCTGCAGACCAAGGCAGTGGAAAGTACAAAGAACTATCCGATGCGGGAATTCCTGAATGCCGGATTAAAGGTAACAGTAAATACCGATAACCGTACAGTCAGCAATACGACACTGACAAAAGAACTGGAATTCATCCAGAAGAATTATAGAATCACCGATGAAGAGATTCATCTTATGATGCGGAACGCAGTGGATGTGGCATTTGCAGATGATGCGGTGAAAGAAAGGATGTTGAAGTATGTATAA
- the cdd gene encoding cytidine deaminase yields MGKTEQSKTYHTSQLIETAIEQLKYSYTPYSGFKVGAALLAKNGTVYTGCNIENAAYTPTNCAERTAFFKAVSEGVKEFDAICIVGGKNGVLTEYAPPCGVCRQVMMEFCDPEEFQIILATDVEHYDIYTLKELLPLGFGPGNLKEKKTV; encoded by the coding sequence ATGGGGAAGACAGAACAAAGCAAAACATATCATACAAGTCAGTTGATTGAGACGGCGATAGAACAGTTGAAATATTCTTATACACCGTACTCCGGCTTCAAGGTCGGGGCAGCACTGCTGGCAAAAAATGGAACGGTTTATACCGGATGTAATATTGAAAATGCGGCATACACACCGACAAACTGTGCAGAAAGAACGGCATTTTTCAAGGCGGTAAGTGAAGGCGTGAAGGAATTCGATGCAATCTGTATCGTAGGAGGAAAGAACGGAGTCCTGACAGAATATGCACCGCCGTGCGGAGTGTGCAGACAGGTGATGATGGAATTCTGTGATCCGGAAGAATTTCAGATCATTCTTGCAACGGATGTAGAACATTATGATATCTATACGTTGAAGGAGTTATTGCCGTTGGGCTTCGGACCTGGAAATCTGAAAGAAAAGAAGACCGTATAA
- the udp gene encoding uridine phosphorylase — protein MKNYSEDASRQYHIQVAKGEVGRYVIMPGDPGRCEKIAAYLDDPVLVASNREFTTYTGMLDGEKVSVTSTGIGGPSAAIAMEELVRCGADTFVRIGTCGGMQPEVKSGDIVIATGSIRMEGTSKEYAPIEYPAVANLEVTNALVQAAKEDGCTWHTGVVQSKDAFYGQHEPEAMPVGYELLNKWEAWKKMGCLASEMESAALFIVAGKLRVRAGACFLVMANQEREKLGLENPVVHDTDMAVRTAVGAVRNLIRQDNEKNK, from the coding sequence ATGAAAAACTATTCAGAAGATGCAAGCAGACAGTATCACATTCAGGTTGCAAAAGGTGAAGTCGGACGTTATGTGATCATGCCGGGAGATCCGGGCAGATGCGAAAAGATTGCTGCGTATCTGGATGATCCGGTGCTGGTTGCAAGCAACCGGGAATTCACCACTTATACCGGAATGCTGGACGGGGAAAAAGTCAGTGTGACGTCGACCGGAATCGGAGGACCGTCGGCAGCAATCGCAATGGAAGAACTGGTACGCTGCGGGGCAGATACATTTGTCAGGATCGGAACCTGCGGTGGAATGCAGCCGGAAGTAAAAAGCGGCGATATCGTGATCGCGACCGGTTCGATCCGCATGGAAGGGACAAGTAAAGAATATGCACCGATCGAATATCCGGCAGTTGCCAATCTGGAAGTAACGAATGCACTGGTGCAGGCTGCAAAAGAAGATGGCTGCACCTGGCATACAGGAGTGGTACAGTCAAAGGATGCATTCTACGGACAGCATGAACCGGAAGCAATGCCTGTCGGCTATGAGCTGCTGAACAAATGGGAGGCCTGGAAGAAGATGGGATGTCTGGCTTCCGAGATGGAATCAGCGGCATTGTTCATCGTGGCCGGTAAATTACGTGTCAGAGCAGGTGCATGCTTTCTTGTTATGGCAAATCAGGAAAGAGAGAAACTCGGACTGGAAAATCCGGTGGTACATGATACTGATATGGCAGTTAGGACAGCGGTCGGGGCAGTCCGGAATCTGATCCGGCAGGATAATGAAAAAAATAAGTAG
- a CDS encoding AAA family ATPase: MREHTIVTISRQYGSGGREVAEILAKKMQVRCYDRQIVYLAAEKIGNGDLDVESILEEAYKVPGSHSGFFGGLGIGSDVIPDYNKMYKEQAALIHRLADKFGGVFLGRCADAVLADTPDCYHIFIYADDAFREKRSKEAYEGISLKEMDKEDVSRQRYYNYYTGRTWGDPLNYDLMINTGKIDLEDAADLIIDYIEKVQSE; this comes from the coding sequence ATGAGAGAACATACGATTGTTACCATCAGCCGCCAATACGGAAGCGGCGGAAGAGAAGTTGCAGAGATTCTTGCAAAGAAGATGCAGGTGCGCTGTTATGACAGACAGATCGTATATCTGGCAGCAGAGAAAATCGGAAATGGTGATCTGGATGTGGAAAGCATTCTGGAAGAAGCATATAAGGTGCCGGGCAGTCACAGCGGTTTCTTCGGCGGACTTGGAATCGGAAGCGATGTCATCCCGGACTATAATAAGATGTATAAAGAGCAGGCAGCACTGATCCACAGACTTGCAGATAAATTCGGAGGAGTATTCCTGGGACGCTGTGCAGATGCAGTACTTGCAGATACACCGGACTGTTATCATATCTTCATTTATGCAGACGATGCATTTAGAGAAAAAAGAAGTAAAGAAGCATACGAGGGCATTTCCCTGAAAGAGATGGATAAAGAAGATGTATCCAGACAGAGATATTATAATTATTATACCGGCAGGACATGGGGCGATCCATTGAATTATGATCTGATGATCAATACCGGTAAGATCGACCTGGAAGATGCGGCAGATCTGATCATAGATTATATCGAGAAAGTACAAAGTGAATAA
- a CDS encoding MFS transporter: MEEKERRDVEEKKANNAANGKLSWPVRLSYAGGDVACNVVFGMVGTLLTLFYTDYVGVAAATVGLIMLLSRFFDGFSDMIMGIIVEKTNSKWGKSRPWILWMSVPYALSAILLFTVPHTMGVVQSIYIFVTYNFCTTVCYTAINLPYGSLSAMMTRVSSERDMLSVVRMGLSPLGKIIAVTCTTPLVKLFGNDQAAWVKTMTVWAVIALILLLICFINCKETVVIAGQDKAEKVPVKKGLKLLLTNQYFWAVLLLWMFQSVSFSVSGTILPYYCKYIFHNDTWLYSALYLTEILTLVVCIFLCAPLIRKFGKRNIALAGSIIALVGHLLYFLNPYSIPWMVMSCVARAVGLAPLNAVVFGMIGDVVEFGQWKTHVRQESLIFAGGSIGTKVGAGVASAVMTGLLSMGGYISTAAGSVTQPDSALHMIVNIYKGGPLIVAGGVLVVLLFYHLDKQYPDIMKELIEREAKGEL; this comes from the coding sequence ATGGAGGAAAAGGAGAGAAGAGACGTGGAAGAAAAAAAGGCGAACAATGCAGCAAACGGAAAACTGTCATGGCCGGTCAGATTATCTTATGCCGGAGGCGACGTGGCATGTAATGTAGTATTCGGTATGGTCGGAACACTTCTGACATTATTTTATACAGACTATGTAGGAGTGGCAGCAGCAACCGTAGGTCTGATCATGCTGTTATCCAGATTCTTCGATGGATTTTCCGATATGATCATGGGAATCATCGTAGAAAAGACCAATTCCAAATGGGGAAAATCAAGACCATGGATCTTGTGGATGAGTGTACCATATGCGCTGTCTGCGATCCTGTTATTTACTGTACCGCATACGATGGGAGTGGTTCAGTCGATCTATATTTTTGTAACTTATAACTTCTGTACAACTGTATGTTATACAGCAATCAATCTTCCATACGGAAGTCTGTCGGCCATGATGACACGTGTATCATCCGAAAGAGATATGTTAAGTGTAGTACGAATGGGATTATCACCGCTCGGTAAGATTATTGCCGTTACCTGTACCACTCCGCTGGTTAAACTATTCGGTAATGACCAGGCAGCATGGGTAAAGACGATGACGGTATGGGCAGTCATCGCCCTGATCTTACTTCTGATCTGCTTTATAAACTGCAAAGAGACTGTTGTGATCGCAGGACAGGATAAGGCGGAAAAGGTTCCGGTAAAGAAAGGGTTAAAACTTCTTCTTACCAACCAGTATTTCTGGGCTGTATTATTACTTTGGATGTTCCAGAGTGTGTCATTTAGCGTATCAGGAACGATCTTACCATATTATTGCAAATACATTTTCCACAATGATACATGGCTTTACAGTGCACTGTATCTGACAGAAATTCTGACACTGGTTGTATGTATTTTCTTATGTGCACCGTTGATCCGTAAGTTCGGAAAGCGAAACATTGCTCTGGCTGGAAGTATCATTGCCCTGGTGGGTCATCTGTTATACTTCCTGAATCCATACAGCATTCCATGGATGGTGATGAGTTGTGTTGCAAGAGCAGTCGGCCTTGCTCCACTGAATGCAGTTGTATTCGGTATGATTGGTGATGTAGTAGAATTCGGACAGTGGAAGACACATGTACGTCAGGAAAGTCTGATCTTTGCCGGTGGTTCGATCGGAACGAAAGTCGGTGCCGGTGTGGCATCTGCAGTTATGACAGGACTTCTTTCTATGGGTGGATACATCAGTACGGCGGCCGGAAGTGTCACTCAGCCGGACAGTGCATTACATATGATTGTGAACATTTACAAAGGCGGTCCATTGATCGTTGCAGGTGGTGTGCTTGTAGTACTTCTGTTCTATCATCTGGATAAACAGTATCCGGATATCATGAAAGAACTGATCGAACGTGAAGCGAAAGGAGAACTGTAA
- the iolG gene encoding inositol 2-dehydrogenase, whose amino-acid sequence MVNVGIIGAGRIGKVHVESICTQVKDAKVKMLADPFMNDETAKWAKDMGVEAVTKDYKEILADPEIDAVLICSSTDTHSPISVEAIKAGKHVFCEKPIDHDVAKIKEVIDALKDSNVKYQVGFNRRFDHNFEAVQKAVADGKIGDTHIIKITSRDPEPPCADYVKVSGGIFLDMTIHDFDMVRFLAGCNATEVYVEAAVLVDPAIGEAGDVDTAVITLKMENGAIAVIDNSRKAAYGYDQRAEVFGSKGMVAVSNDSTSSAVISNADGVTGEKPLYFFLERYMAAYAKEIKCFIEAIENDTDTPLGVMDGLQPVLMGLAAKKSLEEHRPVKISEITV is encoded by the coding sequence ATGGTTAACGTAGGAATTATCGGAGCAGGAAGAATCGGAAAAGTACATGTAGAAAGTATCTGCACACAGGTAAAGGATGCAAAAGTCAAGATGCTTGCAGACCCATTCATGAATGATGAGACTGCAAAATGGGCAAAAGACATGGGCGTAGAAGCAGTTACAAAGGATTATAAAGAAATCCTTGCAGACCCGGAGATCGATGCAGTGCTGATCTGCTCATCCACAGATACACATTCACCAATTTCGGTAGAGGCAATCAAAGCTGGAAAGCATGTATTCTGTGAGAAACCAATCGATCATGATGTAGCAAAGATCAAAGAAGTCATCGATGCATTAAAAGACAGCAATGTAAAATACCAGGTTGGATTCAACAGAAGATTTGACCATAACTTTGAAGCAGTACAGAAAGCAGTAGCAGACGGAAAGATCGGAGATACACATATCATCAAGATCACATCCAGAGATCCGGAGCCGCCATGTGCAGACTATGTAAAAGTATCCGGAGGAATCTTCCTTGACATGACAATCCATGATTTTGATATGGTACGTTTCCTTGCAGGATGCAATGCAACAGAAGTATACGTAGAGGCAGCCGTACTGGTAGACCCTGCAATCGGAGAAGCCGGAGATGTAGATACGGCAGTCATCACACTGAAGATGGAAAATGGTGCGATCGCAGTGATCGATAACTCCAGAAAAGCAGCTTACGGATATGACCAGAGAGCCGAAGTATTCGGATCCAAAGGAATGGTTGCCGTATCCAATGACTCTACATCATCCGCAGTCATCAGCAATGCAGATGGCGTAACAGGTGAGAAACCATTATATTTCTTCCTGGAGCGTTACATGGCAGCTTATGCAAAAGAGATCAAGTGCTTCATTGAAGCAATCGAAAATGATACAGACACACCGCTTGGCGTTATGGACGGACTGCAGCCGGTACTGATGGGACTTGCAGCTAAGAAATCTCTGGAAGAACACCGTCCGGTTAAAATATCTGAGATCACAGTCTAG
- the iolE gene encoding myo-inosose-2 dehydratase produces the protein MFDKKKVKLGIAPIAWTNDDMPDLGSENTFEQCVSEMALAGFTGSEVGNKYPKDTKVLKHALDLRGVEICNQWFSAFLITKPFEEVEKEFRAQLAYLKEMGAKVIGASEQSYSVQGMLDTPIFGHKYVMNDEEWKIFCDGMNKLGKIAKEEYGIALTFHHHMGTVVQNADEVERMMDNTDPEYVSLLFDTGHFAYCGEDPLEMVKKYADRIKHVHLKDIRKDMVEKVKKEELSFLDGVRMGTFTVPGDGDIDFDPIFKVLEESGYTGYMVVEAEQDPAKANPLEYALKARKFISEKTGL, from the coding sequence ATGTTTGACAAAAAGAAAGTAAAACTTGGAATCGCACCAATCGCATGGACCAATGACGACATGCCGGACCTTGGAAGTGAGAATACATTTGAACAGTGCGTAAGCGAGATGGCACTTGCAGGATTCACAGGATCGGAAGTCGGCAACAAATATCCAAAAGATACGAAAGTCCTGAAACATGCACTGGATCTTCGAGGTGTAGAGATCTGCAACCAGTGGTTCTCAGCATTCCTGATCACAAAGCCATTCGAAGAAGTAGAAAAAGAGTTCCGTGCACAGCTTGCATACTTAAAAGAAATGGGAGCAAAAGTGATCGGAGCTTCCGAGCAGAGCTACAGCGTACAGGGCATGCTTGATACACCGATCTTCGGACACAAATATGTGATGAATGATGAAGAGTGGAAGATATTCTGTGACGGAATGAACAAGCTTGGAAAGATCGCAAAAGAGGAATACGGAATTGCACTTACCTTCCATCATCATATGGGAACGGTTGTACAGAATGCAGATGAAGTAGAGCGCATGATGGACAATACGGATCCGGAATATGTAAGTCTCTTATTCGATACCGGACATTTCGCATACTGTGGAGAAGACCCACTGGAAATGGTGAAGAAATACGCAGACAGAATCAAACATGTACATCTGAAAGACATCAGAAAAGACATGGTAGAGAAAGTAAAGAAAGAAGAATTAAGTTTCTTAGACGGAGTCAGAATGGGAACGTTCACAGTACCTGGAGACGGCGATATTGATTTTGATCCAATTTTCAAAGTTCTGGAAGAATCAGGATATACCGGATACATGGTAGTAGAGGCAGAACAGGATCCGGCAAAAGCCAATCCACTGGAATATGCACTGAAAGCAAGAAAGTTCATTTCTGAAAAGACAGGATTATAG
- a CDS encoding response regulator, with protein sequence MRKALLADDDFLVRSYLKMLSSWEKAGFEITADVRDGEEALEVLDREKIDLVVTDIAMPLMDGIELIREIRRKYPDIYVIVLSCHDEFEYVKKAMKEGADEYVLKNTLNEESLYTVLEAAEEHIRQSKEEAGVKDQKQQTQEHADMKKDPEEDNNADADGKTGEKSDQTGNMNEKFLFFNQILAGTLSGEEREEKRIRAGIRGKYKNSAVIVIKREETEYTEDPLEEARKEQYSLEFYRRMQEKLQSRPGESETEKEMIYLGNGTYCCFLDLSDEYKSSVMYQHLTGTASACYKICAEEEEAYKIGVSNICIGADALRQAYQQARMMIKNSFYEKDGIAYYEADRAMGKELPKEAETLLEEAELLKKKSEKDKFLLMAGTVIQAFKKERCDSQLVRQWFRKLEHKLQVDGSRADQHFGYIGEVKKELEHLAEQAFECGEPNIPEDLSQAVKIAADYAARHYREAVGLGDAAEAAGVNSTYLSYLFSQEMGIGFANYLLNLRMEHAKKLLRETNLKMWQVAEESGFNDYHYFSKVFKKAEGMSPAQYRKHS encoded by the coding sequence ATGAGAAAAGCATTACTGGCGGACGATGACTTTCTTGTGCGGAGTTATCTGAAGATGTTGTCGTCATGGGAAAAGGCAGGATTTGAGATTACGGCGGATGTAAGAGATGGGGAAGAAGCACTGGAGGTGTTGGACCGGGAAAAGATAGATCTGGTTGTTACTGATATTGCAATGCCGCTGATGGACGGGATCGAACTGATCCGGGAAATCCGGAGAAAATATCCGGACATCTATGTGATCGTACTTAGCTGTCATGATGAATTCGAATATGTGAAAAAGGCGATGAAAGAAGGAGCAGACGAGTATGTATTAAAGAATACACTGAATGAAGAAAGTCTGTATACGGTTCTTGAAGCGGCGGAAGAACATATCCGGCAGAGCAAGGAAGAAGCAGGTGTGAAAGATCAGAAACAGCAGACGCAGGAACATGCGGATATGAAAAAGGATCCAGAAGAAGATAACAATGCAGATGCTGACGGGAAAACGGGAGAGAAGTCGGATCAGACAGGAAATATGAATGAAAAATTCCTGTTTTTTAACCAGATCCTGGCGGGAACCCTGTCCGGAGAGGAACGGGAAGAAAAAAGAATCCGGGCAGGAATACGTGGAAAATATAAGAACAGTGCAGTGATCGTGATCAAAAGAGAAGAAACAGAGTATACCGAGGATCCGCTGGAAGAAGCAAGAAAAGAGCAGTATAGTCTGGAATTCTACAGGCGTATGCAGGAAAAGTTACAGTCAAGACCCGGCGAATCCGAGACGGAAAAAGAAATGATCTATCTAGGAAATGGAACATATTGTTGCTTTCTGGATCTGTCAGATGAATACAAAAGCAGTGTGATGTATCAGCATCTGACCGGAACGGCATCGGCGTGTTATAAGATCTGTGCGGAAGAAGAGGAAGCCTACAAGATCGGTGTCAGTAATATCTGTATTGGAGCAGATGCACTTCGCCAGGCATATCAGCAGGCAAGGATGATGATAAAGAATAGTTTCTATGAAAAGGATGGAATTGCCTATTATGAAGCAGATAGAGCGATGGGAAAAGAACTTCCGAAAGAAGCAGAAACACTTTTGGAGGAGGCAGAGCTGTTAAAGAAGAAAAGTGAAAAGGATAAATTTCTTCTCATGGCCGGGACAGTAATACAGGCGTTCAAAAAAGAGCGGTGCGACAGTCAGCTGGTACGGCAGTGGTTCCGGAAGCTGGAACATAAGTTACAGGTAGACGGCTCAAGGGCGGACCAGCATTTTGGCTATATCGGAGAGGTGAAAAAAGAGCTGGAACATCTGGCAGAGCAGGCATTTGAATGTGGCGAACCGAATATCCCGGAAGATTTAAGCCAGGCAGTTAAGATTGCAGCGGATTATGCGGCGAGACATTACCGGGAAGCAGTGGGACTTGGTGATGCGGCAGAAGCGGCAGGCGTGAACAGCACCTATCTGAGTTATCTGTTCAGTCAGGAGATGGGGATTGGATTTGCCAACTATCTATTGAATCTGCGGATGGAACATGCGAAGAAGTTATTAAGAGAGACCAATCTTAAGATGTGGCAGGTAGCAGAAGAATCGGGATTCAATGATTACCATTATTTTTCAAAAGTATTTAAAAAAGCAGAGGGGATGAGCCCGGCGCAGTACCGGAAGCATTCTTAA
- a CDS encoding sensor histidine kinase, with protein sequence MKVRSIRSKVLIAITGITLLTAAAMAFVFYGRSSRMIEENYITVLSQRTRLLTDTVDDMLKNVCNIDIKASCDKEIKEELEQYLNDKDEKRLNNISTRLRTFSKMDQAISSMYLVIPGESQFVTTLDYPVYRSGLKEDNLRQFETLCGKNGGPAIMDDLVHSKDKLLQFTEKVTGEDGQVIGYLCANIEEQNLRYDYLEDPSNQELGQIELIEDGRIIAAREQSRMGNKFPVKKYKNFISHSEVTGADKENIYIYCEGSFSGCGIFASVKRSAVLGDLAQMRKYVFGVAAVFGLIAMLAAIYISRIVYKPVRKLMTAMQSIADGEMDTRAEVVSKDEIGLAAEEFNRMLDRIEELIGQLIQEEKKKKDAELEALQYQITPHFMYNTLNSIKCYAMIHNEKEIATVIGDFVELLQTCIRKKGTFLTVAEEIQVLKNYIHLQEFRNGEEYQAAYAIEREAEQCLIPRLILQPLVENALIHGLDLKNNRKHLTIEAYTSGSRLYMKVRDNGRGMTQEQIEELLKKKGKKTKGLTAVGIPNIQERLQLYYGTQAKLSLKSSGEGTEATIYLPVNRSEDEES encoded by the coding sequence ATGAAAGTCAGAAGTATAAGAAGTAAGGTCCTGATCGCAATCACCGGGATCACACTGCTTACGGCAGCAGCCATGGCTTTCGTATTTTATGGAAGGTCATCCCGGATGATTGAGGAAAATTACATAACAGTGCTCAGTCAGAGAACCAGGCTGCTTACGGATACCGTAGATGATATGTTAAAAAATGTATGCAATATCGATATCAAAGCATCCTGTGACAAAGAGATCAAAGAGGAACTGGAACAATATCTGAATGACAAAGATGAGAAACGGCTGAACAATATCTCAACAAGATTACGTACATTTTCCAAGATGGATCAGGCAATCTCCAGTATGTATCTGGTGATCCCAGGCGAGAGTCAGTTTGTTACAACGCTGGATTATCCGGTGTACAGAAGTGGACTTAAGGAGGATAACCTTCGTCAATTTGAAACACTATGTGGAAAAAATGGCGGACCGGCGATCATGGATGATCTGGTGCACAGCAAAGATAAATTATTACAGTTTACGGAAAAGGTAACCGGAGAAGATGGACAGGTGATCGGTTATCTGTGTGCGAATATCGAAGAACAGAACTTAAGATATGATTATCTGGAAGATCCGTCGAATCAGGAACTGGGACAGATCGAACTGATCGAAGACGGCAGGATCATTGCAGCCAGAGAGCAGTCCCGGATGGGCAATAAATTTCCGGTAAAGAAGTATAAAAATTTTATCAGTCATTCTGAAGTTACCGGGGCAGATAAAGAAAATATATACATTTACTGTGAAGGAAGCTTTTCCGGCTGCGGAATTTTTGCCAGTGTAAAGAGAAGTGCCGTATTAGGTGACCTGGCGCAGATGCGGAAATATGTATTCGGTGTGGCGGCCGTGTTCGGGCTGATCGCAATGCTGGCGGCGATATACATTTCAAGGATTGTCTATAAACCGGTGAGAAAGCTGATGACTGCAATGCAGTCAATTGCGGATGGCGAGATGGACACCAGGGCAGAGGTCGTATCCAAAGACGAGATTGGTCTTGCTGCGGAAGAATTTAACCGGATGTTAGACCGGATCGAAGAACTGATCGGACAGCTTATTCAGGAAGAAAAGAAGAAAAAGGATGCGGAACTGGAGGCACTGCAGTATCAGATCACACCGCATTTTATGTATAATACACTGAATTCGATCAAGTGTTATGCAATGATCCACAATGAGAAAGAGATTGCAACGGTCATCGGGGATTTTGTAGAGTTATTGCAGACATGTATACGGAAAAAGGGCACATTTCTGACTGTTGCAGAGGAAATACAGGTGTTGAAGAATTATATTCATCTGCAGGAATTCCGCAATGGAGAAGAATATCAGGCAGCTTACGCGATAGAGCGCGAAGCAGAGCAATGTCTGATACCAAGACTGATCTTACAGCCCCTTGTAGAAAATGCGTTGATTCATGGACTGGATCTGAAAAATAACAGAAAACATTTAACGATAGAAGCGTATACTTCCGGCTCCAGACTTTATATGAAGGTCAGGGATAACGGAAGAGGAATGACACAGGAACAGATTGAAGAATTATTGAAAAAGAAGGGAAAGAAGACGAAGGGACTTACGGCAGTCGGAATACCGAATATTCAGGAAAGACTGCAATTATATTATGGAACACAGGCAAAGCTTTCGCTGAAAAGCAGCGGAGAAGGTACAGAGGCAACGATCTATCTGCCTGTGAACAGAAGTGAGGATGAAGAATCATGA
- a CDS encoding ABC transporter substrate-binding protein, whose product MIIRQRRGKQISALLLMTVILCCGCSNHSSWQKAKDRYVVGVVTKSNTSEYWMSVNSGMEAAAAKYDMDVITLAPDSELDREVQEKQVEKLIDQNVDALAVAPIDSYHVPDYLDEIEKKKITAVCFDNGMVGGELPYIGIDNHKTGYQLAQELAEQLDHKGQVGIVAGDLKQKGHRERVEGFEEYMKSEPEMTVKFVESGYANLQMSEQKVRDLMGQYPQIRGIMATSAVTAMGLVDELKDTDIKIVAVDEQEDSLKAVENGQILALAAQSGYEIGYETIHYIQNLRNGKHLKKKYYLNAEILTQDNVKEYRKKDESQKYKK is encoded by the coding sequence ATGATAATAAGACAGAGAAGAGGAAAACAGATATCAGCTTTATTACTCATGACGGTAATTCTGTGCTGCGGCTGCAGTAATCACAGTTCCTGGCAGAAGGCAAAAGACCGGTATGTGGTAGGAGTTGTAACCAAATCCAATACCAGTGAGTACTGGATGTCGGTGAATTCCGGCATGGAAGCGGCAGCTGCAAAATATGACATGGATGTGATCACGCTTGCTCCGGATTCGGAACTGGACCGGGAAGTTCAGGAAAAGCAGGTGGAAAAGCTGATCGATCAGAATGTGGATGCGCTGGCAGTTGCACCGATTGACTCTTATCATGTTCCGGACTATCTGGATGAAATAGAGAAAAAGAAGATTACGGCAGTATGTTTTGACAATGGAATGGTGGGCGGAGAACTTCCATATATCGGAATCGACAATCATAAGACAGGATATCAGCTGGCACAGGAACTGGCAGAACAGTTAGACCACAAAGGCCAGGTAGGAATTGTGGCAGGTGATTTAAAACAGAAAGGCCACAGAGAACGTGTGGAAGGATTTGAAGAATATATGAAGTCCGAACCGGAGATGACGGTGAAGTTCGTAGAAAGCGGCTATGCCAATCTGCAGATGTCGGAACAGAAAGTACGGGATCTTATGGGACAATATCCGCAAATCAGGGGAATTATGGCGACCAGTGCTGTCACTGCGATGGGACTTGTTGATGAATTGAAAGATACTGATATCAAAATTGTGGCAGTGGATGAACAGGAAGATTCCCTTAAGGCAGTAGAAAATGGGCAGATCTTGGCGCTTGCGGCACAGTCGGGATATGAGATTGGTTATGAAACGATTCACTATATCCAGAATCTGCGGAACGGAAAGCATCTGAAAAAGAAGTATTATCTGAATGCAGAGATACTGACACAGGACAATGTAAAGGAGTACAGAAAAAAAGATGAAAGTCAGAAGTATAAGAAGTAA